A window of the Microbacterium sp. AZCO genome harbors these coding sequences:
- a CDS encoding acetyltransferase, translated as MTRGVLLLGASGLAREVIAADPSGIVGIADDDETLHGRAMGGVPILGGIADISRRPHDLLVCVGGGSGRRAIVRRLLAWGLPPTRFATFVAPTVRVGRSSSIGAGSILLDGVVVTADASIGRHVVMMPHCTITHDDVIADYATLAAGVSLGGGVHIGQAAYLGMNASVRQHITVGAEATVGMGAAVVGDIPEGQIWAGVPAQPLDEVVRR; from the coding sequence ATGACGCGAGGCGTCCTCCTCCTGGGTGCGAGCGGTCTGGCCCGCGAGGTCATCGCCGCCGACCCGTCGGGCATCGTCGGCATCGCCGACGACGACGAGACCCTGCACGGCCGGGCGATGGGCGGCGTGCCGATCCTCGGCGGCATCGCCGACATCTCGCGGCGGCCCCACGACCTCCTCGTCTGCGTCGGCGGGGGAAGCGGCCGCCGGGCCATCGTGCGCCGGCTCCTCGCCTGGGGCCTGCCGCCGACCCGGTTCGCGACGTTCGTCGCGCCGACCGTGCGGGTGGGCCGGTCGAGCTCGATCGGGGCGGGCAGCATCCTGCTCGACGGGGTGGTCGTCACCGCCGACGCCTCGATCGGCCGGCACGTCGTGATGATGCCGCACTGCACCATCACGCACGACGACGTCATCGCCGACTACGCGACGCTCGCCGCCGGCGTCTCGCTCGGCGGCGGCGTGCACATCGGACAGGCGGCGTATCTCGGCATGAACGCGTCGGTGAGACAGCACATCACGGTCGGAGCCGAGGCGACCGTGGGAATGGGAGCAGCCGTGGTCGGCGACATCCCCGAAGGCCAGATCTGGGCGGGCGTCCCCGCCCAGCCCCTCGACGAGGTGGTGCGGCGATGA
- a CDS encoding glycosyltransferase, producing the protein MKHVVVPRRMRRPATVTAVIPCYNYGRYLPSVVSSVLRQPGVDARVIIVDDASPDGSGEVARRLAHGDPRIQAVVHDENQGHIATYNDGLARVDSEFVTLLSADDLLAPGALSRAAALMQTYPDVGLVYGSIAIFAHDREKRPTRARSYYLWRIWGGDEWIGGVAGSGYNPIASPEAVVRTSVMRDVGDYNPRLPHSGDLEYWLRIAARADVGQIHGPLQAYYRVHGGNMHTRSFGTRESDLRERFAAFSVLCDDDAMAGLPTAPLRFEQARETIATQAEDLLAEEQAHGGERSHSLVAFLRSLDEARMGAPERV; encoded by the coding sequence ATGAAGCACGTCGTGGTGCCCCGGCGCATGCGGCGCCCCGCGACGGTGACGGCCGTCATCCCGTGCTACAACTACGGTCGCTACCTGCCCTCGGTCGTGAGCAGCGTGCTCCGGCAGCCGGGTGTCGACGCCCGCGTCATCATCGTCGACGACGCCTCGCCCGACGGCTCCGGCGAGGTCGCTCGGCGGCTCGCGCACGGCGACCCGCGCATCCAAGCCGTCGTGCACGACGAGAACCAGGGGCACATCGCGACCTACAACGACGGGCTCGCGCGCGTCGACTCGGAGTTCGTGACCCTCCTCTCCGCCGACGACCTGCTCGCGCCCGGGGCCCTCTCCCGCGCCGCCGCGCTCATGCAGACCTATCCGGATGTGGGACTCGTGTACGGGTCGATCGCGATCTTCGCGCACGACCGCGAGAAGCGCCCGACCCGGGCCCGCTCCTACTACCTGTGGCGCATCTGGGGCGGCGACGAATGGATCGGCGGTGTCGCCGGCAGCGGCTACAACCCGATCGCCTCGCCCGAGGCCGTCGTGCGCACCTCCGTCATGCGCGACGTCGGCGACTACAACCCCCGGCTGCCGCACTCGGGAGACCTCGAGTACTGGCTGCGCATCGCGGCGCGCGCGGACGTGGGGCAGATCCACGGTCCTCTGCAGGCGTACTACCGCGTGCACGGCGGCAACATGCACACGCGCAGCTTCGGCACGCGCGAGAGCGACCTGCGCGAGCGGTTCGCGGCGTTCTCGGTGCTCTGCGACGACGACGCGATGGCGGGCCTGCCCACCGCGCCGCTGCGATTCGAGCAGGCCCGCGAGACCATCGCGACACAGGCCGAGGACCTGCTCGCCGAGGAGCAGGCTCACGGGGGCGAGCGCTCGCACAGCCTCGTCGCCTTCCTGCGGTCGCTCGACGAGGCCCGGATGGGCGCCCCGGAGCGGGTGTGA
- a CDS encoding DegT/DnrJ/EryC1/StrS family aminotransferase: protein MLVQSVPMLDLGHQHRLVADEVAEGFARVLASNSYVLGREVEQFEREYGDYLGLAHVVGVGNGTDALELALAAAGVGPGDEVVIPANTFVATAEAVVRVGATLRLVDVTDDHLIDPAEVALALSSRTRAVIPVHLYGRIADVAAIRRLVGPDVLIVEDAAQSQGARTAGRAAGALGDVAATSFYPGKNLGAYGDAGAVTTNDAGIADRVRALRNHGGTARYEHRIVGSNSRLDSLQAVVLSAKLRHLDAWNAERRVLAARYRQGLARPGITVPTAPEYEAHVYHQFVVELDDRNRVFAELVAAGIGVGIHYPTPVHLLPAFASAGLGGVGDFPRAERQAGRILSLPIYPGLTERAQDRVIASLLEAIG from the coding sequence ATGCTCGTGCAGTCCGTTCCGATGCTCGACCTGGGTCACCAGCATCGGCTGGTCGCCGACGAGGTCGCCGAGGGCTTCGCCCGCGTGCTCGCGTCGAACTCCTACGTGCTCGGCCGGGAGGTCGAGCAGTTCGAGCGGGAGTACGGCGACTACCTCGGGCTAGCGCACGTCGTCGGCGTCGGCAACGGCACGGATGCGCTCGAGCTCGCGCTCGCCGCGGCCGGCGTCGGACCGGGCGACGAGGTCGTCATCCCGGCGAACACCTTCGTCGCGACGGCCGAGGCGGTCGTGCGGGTCGGCGCGACGCTTCGCCTCGTCGACGTCACCGACGACCACCTCATCGACCCCGCCGAGGTGGCCCTCGCGCTCTCGAGCCGCACGCGGGCCGTCATCCCGGTGCACCTCTACGGCCGCATCGCCGATGTCGCCGCGATCCGTCGCCTCGTCGGCCCTGATGTCCTCATCGTCGAGGACGCCGCGCAGAGCCAGGGCGCCCGCACGGCGGGCCGCGCCGCCGGCGCGCTGGGCGACGTCGCCGCCACGAGCTTCTACCCCGGCAAGAACCTCGGCGCCTACGGCGACGCCGGCGCCGTCACGACGAACGATGCCGGCATCGCCGACCGCGTGCGGGCCCTGCGCAACCACGGCGGCACGGCCCGCTACGAGCACCGGATCGTCGGCTCGAACTCGCGACTCGACTCGCTGCAGGCCGTCGTGCTCTCCGCGAAGCTCCGCCACCTCGACGCGTGGAACGCCGAGCGCCGCGTCCTCGCGGCCCGCTATCGCCAGGGACTCGCCCGGCCCGGCATCACGGTGCCGACGGCGCCCGAGTACGAGGCGCACGTCTACCACCAGTTCGTCGTCGAGCTCGACGACCGGAACCGCGTGTTCGCGGAGCTCGTCGCGGCGGGCATCGGGGTCGGCATCCACTATCCGACTCCCGTCCATCTGCTGCCCGCCTTCGCGTCCGCCGGGCTGGGCGGGGTGGGCGACTTCCCGCGCGCCGAGCGGCAGGCGGGCCGCATCCTCTCGCTCCCCATCTATCCGGGACTCACCGAGCGCGCGCAGGACCGCGTGATCGCGAGCCTCCTCGAGGCGATCGGCTGA
- a CDS encoding lipopolysaccharide biosynthesis protein, which translates to MPAIPEPASPLGPRAAASVAWLTGQTWAVKVGGFVTVVILARLLTPTDFGLVAVAMTVVPVVYLLADLGFGTYMMQARDADETAAATAFWYSVISGTGLALLLVAAAPLLQLVFGVPGVAGVIAAMSPAVLFVSLAAVPIALLRRTLRFRALAIQAAVAALVAQVVAIVLALAGAGVWALVAQTCVFQAVTAIAAWIAARWHPVWRFSMADFRTMFGFGSKVAGVNLVAMARQWGENAIIANVLGAAALGQLSIAQRLVQTTQEVAGAAIAPVSTVVFAKVRDDPERLGRGYDRALGLSYAVIAPALTAILVTAPLLVPLLFGPQWTQAIPVAQALSIAAVFTLAATLDHGLFYGLGRPGAWFVYATAIEALTVLVTAIVARYGIVAVAVGFVGVAALATVVRWVLVARLLEVGIWRIARRAAGALVAVAGAAAAGWGAMTVCAGLPPIAAIVIAGCVVLVVHLAICRWTLTRAYRDLLGEIASRLPRRLHRKEATR; encoded by the coding sequence ATGCCCGCGATCCCCGAACCCGCCAGCCCGCTCGGCCCCCGCGCGGCCGCGAGCGTCGCGTGGCTCACGGGGCAGACGTGGGCCGTCAAGGTCGGCGGCTTCGTGACGGTCGTCATCCTCGCGCGGCTGCTGACGCCGACCGACTTCGGCCTCGTCGCCGTCGCGATGACGGTCGTGCCGGTCGTCTACCTGCTCGCGGATCTGGGCTTCGGGACGTACATGATGCAGGCTCGGGATGCCGACGAGACGGCCGCCGCGACCGCGTTCTGGTATTCGGTCATCTCGGGCACGGGCCTGGCGCTGCTGCTCGTCGCGGCGGCGCCGCTGCTGCAGCTCGTCTTCGGAGTTCCGGGGGTCGCGGGGGTCATCGCCGCGATGAGCCCCGCGGTGCTGTTCGTCTCGCTCGCCGCCGTGCCGATCGCGCTCCTGCGTCGCACCCTGCGGTTCCGTGCGCTCGCGATCCAGGCGGCCGTCGCGGCGCTCGTCGCCCAGGTCGTCGCCATCGTCCTCGCGCTCGCGGGCGCCGGAGTGTGGGCGCTCGTCGCGCAGACGTGCGTCTTCCAGGCGGTCACGGCGATCGCGGCGTGGATCGCCGCACGGTGGCATCCCGTCTGGCGCTTCAGCATGGCCGACTTCCGCACGATGTTCGGGTTCGGCTCGAAGGTCGCCGGCGTCAACCTCGTCGCGATGGCGCGGCAGTGGGGCGAGAACGCGATCATCGCCAACGTGCTGGGCGCCGCTGCCCTCGGCCAGCTGAGCATCGCCCAGCGGCTCGTGCAGACGACGCAGGAGGTCGCGGGCGCCGCGATCGCTCCCGTCTCGACCGTCGTCTTCGCGAAGGTCCGCGACGACCCCGAGCGGCTGGGTCGCGGATACGATCGCGCGCTCGGGCTGTCGTACGCCGTCATCGCGCCCGCCCTCACGGCCATCCTCGTGACGGCCCCGCTGCTCGTACCCCTCCTCTTCGGACCGCAGTGGACCCAGGCGATCCCCGTCGCGCAGGCCCTGTCGATCGCCGCGGTCTTCACGCTCGCCGCGACACTCGACCACGGCCTCTTCTACGGACTCGGCCGCCCCGGGGCGTGGTTCGTCTACGCGACCGCGATCGAAGCCCTGACGGTCCTCGTCACGGCGATCGTCGCCCGCTACGGCATCGTCGCCGTCGCCGTCGGATTCGTCGGAGTCGCCGCCCTCGCGACCGTCGTGCGCTGGGTGCTCGTCGCGCGGCTGCTCGAGGTCGGCATCTGGCGCATCGCACGGCGCGCGGCGGGCGCGCTCGTCGCCGTCGCGGGCGCCGCCGCGGCCGGGTGGGGCGCCATGACCGTGTGCGCGGGGCTCCCGCCCATCGCGGCGATCGTCATCGCGGGATGCGTCGTCCTCGTCGTGCACCTCGCCATCTGCCGCTGGACTCTGACGCGGGCGTACCGCGACCTCCTGGGCGAGATCGCATCGCGCCTGCCGCGGCGCCTCCACCGGAAGGAGGCGACCCGATGA
- a CDS encoding glycosyltransferase family 1 protein: protein MTRFRAAARRALAVGPRGIAQRVAQRAYRATGAADLLFNLDLDDILADVPADLPVPPPAGEGPLTIGWVSTPPAPGSGGHTTVFRMVEALEAAGHTCVLFLYDKHGLDVDRQTAVVRAHWPRVRAAVADARAGIGGVDAVVATGWESAHLVVSRGRGAMHRLYFLQDYEPYFYGHGAEHELAAMTYRFPFRRLALGEMLDAMVRAETGLGSDVVPFGCDATAYRPPEPEMDRSGIVYYSRPEFARRGHQLACVALRRFHALHPEQPIHVYGAYPRGLDLPIVFHGRLTPAELNDLYGRTIAGLALSFTNITLVAEEMLAAGCIPVVNELDAAHLVLANPAVRWAEPTAGALAGALAEVVEEPDLARRARAAAASVVGRSWEPAQRELVRLVEETVRGPRAVQETRAAEEPLRAPRVGERGPRLVAVPVEREEKAS, encoded by the coding sequence ATGACCCGCTTCCGCGCCGCCGCCCGGCGCGCGCTCGCCGTCGGCCCGCGCGGCATCGCCCAGCGCGTCGCGCAGCGCGCGTACCGGGCGACCGGGGCGGCCGATCTGCTCTTCAACCTCGACCTCGACGACATCCTCGCGGACGTCCCGGCCGACCTCCCCGTGCCTCCGCCTGCCGGCGAGGGGCCGCTCACGATCGGCTGGGTCAGCACGCCGCCCGCGCCGGGATCGGGCGGGCACACGACGGTCTTCCGCATGGTGGAGGCGCTCGAGGCGGCGGGCCACACGTGCGTGCTGTTCCTCTACGACAAGCACGGCCTCGACGTCGACCGGCAGACCGCGGTGGTGCGGGCGCACTGGCCGCGCGTCCGCGCCGCGGTCGCCGACGCGCGGGCGGGGATCGGCGGCGTCGACGCGGTCGTCGCGACGGGCTGGGAGTCCGCGCACCTGGTCGTCTCGCGAGGTCGCGGAGCCATGCACCGCCTCTACTTCCTGCAGGACTACGAGCCGTACTTCTACGGCCACGGCGCCGAGCACGAGCTCGCCGCCATGACCTACCGATTCCCGTTCCGGCGCCTCGCGCTCGGCGAGATGCTCGACGCGATGGTCCGTGCCGAGACGGGCCTCGGGAGCGACGTCGTGCCGTTCGGCTGCGATGCGACGGCCTACCGGCCACCCGAGCCCGAGATGGACCGGTCGGGAATCGTCTACTACTCGCGACCCGAGTTCGCCCGCCGCGGGCACCAGCTCGCGTGCGTCGCGCTGCGCCGCTTCCACGCCCTGCATCCCGAGCAGCCGATCCACGTCTACGGCGCATACCCGCGCGGACTCGACCTGCCGATCGTCTTCCACGGACGCCTCACGCCCGCCGAGCTCAACGACCTCTACGGCCGCACGATCGCGGGGCTGGCGCTGTCGTTCACCAACATCACGCTCGTCGCGGAGGAGATGCTCGCGGCGGGCTGCATCCCGGTCGTCAACGAACTGGATGCCGCGCACCTCGTGCTCGCGAACCCCGCCGTGCGCTGGGCCGAGCCCACCGCCGGCGCGCTCGCCGGAGCTCTCGCGGAGGTCGTCGAAGAGCCCGACCTCGCCCGCCGTGCCCGGGCGGCCGCGGCATCCGTGGTCGGCCGGTCGTGGGAACCCGCGCAGCGGGAGCTCGTGCGGCTCGTGGAGGAGACGGTGCGCGGCCCGCGCGCAGTGCAAGAGACGCGCGCAGCGGAGGAGCCCCTGCGCGCCCCGCGGGTCGGCGAGCGGGGACCGAGGCTCGTCGCCGTGCCCGTCGAGCGAGAGGAGAAGGCGTCATGA
- a CDS encoding glycosyltransferase family 4 protein, with the protein MTQTMPRPAVESTRAGRPPHVLIIVENLPVPLDRRVWLECQALVARGYRVSVICPKGPGDPGRQRIDGVDIYKFRPAPPARGLIGYAWEFAYSWMRSALLTLRVRHDGRFDILQACNPPDTLWLIARLWKPFGVRFVFDHHDLDPELFVSRFGEPRGILKRLEYAGLRWLERRTFRTADRVISTNESYRAIAVTRGGMPADRITVVRSGPDTTQMRPIYPTDPRPAGTTNLVYLGIMGPQDGVDKVLLVMDELVHRRGRTDVTATLLGFGDCFDELREQTARLGLDRWVTFTGRVDRAAIAEHLSRSDIGVCPDLKTPLNDLSTMNKTMEYMAYGLPSVAFDLVETRVSGGDAVRYVPSGDLEAFADEVERLVDDPALRVSLGRRARARVSAELDWRPQAEAYVSVYDGLTGLVAVDDDEVPAAPAPAVDPQGRRYVDLDDAAEFDRYLAERRAAR; encoded by the coding sequence ATGACCCAGACGATGCCCCGGCCGGCTGTCGAATCCACGCGCGCCGGACGCCCCCCGCACGTGCTGATCATCGTCGAGAACCTTCCCGTGCCGCTCGATCGTCGCGTGTGGCTGGAGTGTCAGGCGCTCGTCGCTCGCGGTTACCGCGTCAGCGTCATCTGCCCCAAGGGCCCGGGCGACCCCGGACGGCAGCGCATCGACGGCGTCGACATCTACAAGTTCCGCCCCGCGCCGCCCGCACGCGGGCTGATCGGCTACGCGTGGGAGTTCGCCTACAGCTGGATGCGCAGCGCGCTGCTCACCCTGCGCGTGCGGCACGACGGCCGCTTCGACATCCTGCAGGCCTGCAACCCGCCCGACACGCTGTGGCTCATCGCGCGGCTGTGGAAGCCGTTCGGCGTGCGCTTCGTCTTCGACCACCACGACCTCGACCCCGAGCTGTTCGTCTCGCGGTTCGGCGAGCCCCGCGGCATCCTGAAGCGCCTCGAATACGCGGGGCTGCGCTGGCTCGAGCGGCGCACCTTCCGCACTGCCGACCGGGTGATCTCGACGAACGAGTCGTACCGGGCCATCGCCGTGACGCGGGGAGGGATGCCGGCCGACAGGATCACGGTCGTGCGCAGCGGTCCCGACACGACGCAGATGCGGCCCATCTATCCCACCGATCCGCGCCCGGCCGGAACGACGAACCTCGTCTACCTCGGCATCATGGGCCCGCAGGACGGCGTGGACAAGGTGCTGCTCGTGATGGACGAACTCGTGCACCGCCGCGGCCGCACCGATGTGACGGCGACCCTCCTGGGCTTCGGGGACTGCTTCGACGAGCTGCGCGAGCAGACGGCGCGCCTCGGCCTCGACCGCTGGGTGACCTTCACCGGCCGCGTCGACCGCGCGGCGATCGCGGAGCACCTGAGCCGCTCCGACATCGGGGTGTGCCCCGACCTGAAGACCCCGCTCAACGACCTGTCGACCATGAACAAGACGATGGAGTACATGGCCTACGGCCTGCCGAGCGTCGCGTTCGACCTCGTCGAGACCCGCGTCTCGGGCGGCGACGCCGTGCGGTACGTCCCGTCGGGCGACCTCGAGGCCTTCGCCGACGAGGTCGAGCGGCTCGTCGACGACCCGGCGCTGCGCGTCTCGCTCGGCCGTCGCGCGCGGGCCCGCGTCTCGGCGGAGCTCGACTGGCGCCCGCAGGCCGAGGCGTACGTCTCCGTGTACGACGGCCTGACCGGCCTCGTCGCGGTCGACGACGACGAGGTCCCGGCCGCGCCGGCGCCGGCCGTCGACCCGCAGGGCCGCCGTTACGTCGACCTCGACGACGCGGCGGAGTTCGACCGCTACCTCGCGGAACGGAGGGCCGCCCGGTGA
- a CDS encoding acyl-CoA ligase (AMP-forming), exosortase A system-associated, which produces MRIAFHDLLSDAATAAPDSPALTYRDHTSTYRETWEAAQAVAAQLVSLGIAKGDRVAICLEKRIETVVAMFATSLAGGIFVPVSHVLRDPQVAHILSDSGARFAVTSAERLTRIGGLLVEAEVDQVVVIGGPDDAPFALPRVHRWADRHPHGGFAAPRVIDPDPAAIIYTSGSTGRPKGVVLSHRNLIVGAESVSSYLGNTSDDVILSVLPLSFDAGLSQVTTAFAVRAHCVLMNYLTPHEVPRLCVRHGVTGITGVPPLWIQLSEVEWPGIAVHHVRYWANTGGRMPRGTLDRLRGILTEARPFLMYGLTEAFRSTYLDPSEVDRRPDSIGKAIPDAEVLVLHPDGTPCGPGEEGELVHRGPLVALGYWNDPDQTAVRFRPVERPDQPWRTPEYAVWSGDTVVADEDGFLYHLGRRDEMIKTSGYRVSPTDVEEAVYSTGLVREAVAFGMEDAAIGARIVLVVAAPDAEALDQAALIAHLHRVLPWYMVPSEVRVVRALPRSPNGKFDRAALRAEVRI; this is translated from the coding sequence GTGAGGATCGCGTTCCACGACCTCCTGTCCGACGCGGCGACCGCCGCCCCGGACTCGCCCGCCCTCACCTACCGGGACCACACGTCGACCTATCGCGAGACGTGGGAAGCCGCGCAGGCGGTCGCGGCGCAGCTCGTCTCGCTCGGCATCGCGAAGGGCGACCGCGTGGCGATCTGCCTCGAGAAGCGCATCGAGACCGTCGTCGCGATGTTCGCCACGTCGCTCGCGGGCGGCATCTTCGTGCCGGTCAGCCACGTGCTGCGCGACCCGCAGGTCGCGCACATCCTGTCGGACTCCGGCGCGCGCTTCGCCGTGACCTCTGCCGAGCGGCTGACCCGCATCGGCGGCCTCCTCGTCGAGGCCGAGGTCGACCAGGTCGTCGTCATCGGCGGACCCGACGATGCGCCCTTCGCGCTGCCGCGCGTGCACCGCTGGGCCGACCGGCACCCGCACGGCGGCTTCGCCGCACCCCGCGTCATCGATCCCGATCCCGCGGCCATCATCTACACGTCGGGGAGCACGGGCAGGCCGAAGGGCGTCGTGCTGAGTCACCGCAACCTGATCGTGGGCGCCGAGAGCGTCAGCAGCTACCTCGGCAACACGAGCGACGACGTCATCCTGAGCGTCCTGCCGCTGAGCTTCGACGCGGGGCTCAGCCAGGTGACCACGGCGTTCGCCGTGCGCGCGCACTGCGTGCTCATGAACTACCTGACCCCCCACGAGGTGCCGCGGCTGTGCGTGCGGCACGGCGTGACGGGCATCACGGGCGTCCCGCCGCTGTGGATCCAGCTGAGCGAGGTCGAGTGGCCCGGGATCGCGGTGCACCACGTGCGGTACTGGGCCAACACGGGAGGGCGGATGCCGCGCGGCACGCTCGACCGCCTGCGCGGCATCCTCACCGAGGCCCGTCCGTTCCTCATGTACGGCCTCACGGAGGCGTTCCGCTCGACGTACCTCGACCCGTCCGAGGTGGACCGGCGGCCCGACTCGATCGGCAAGGCCATCCCCGACGCCGAGGTGCTCGTGCTGCATCCCGACGGCACTCCCTGCGGTCCCGGCGAGGAGGGCGAGCTCGTGCACCGCGGGCCGCTCGTCGCCCTCGGGTACTGGAACGACCCCGACCAGACGGCGGTGCGCTTCCGCCCGGTCGAACGGCCGGATCAGCCGTGGCGGACGCCGGAGTACGCGGTCTGGTCGGGCGACACGGTGGTCGCCGACGAGGACGGCTTCCTGTACCACCTGGGCCGGCGCGACGAGATGATCAAGACCTCCGGCTACCGCGTGAGCCCGACCGATGTCGAGGAGGCCGTGTACAGCACGGGCCTCGTCCGCGAGGCGGTGGCGTTCGGGATGGAGGATGCCGCGATCGGCGCCCGGATCGTGCTCGTCGTCGCGGCCCCCGACGCCGAGGCGCTCGATCAGGCGGCGCTCATCGCCCACCTGCACCGCGTGCTGCCCTGGTACATGGTGCCGTCCGAGGTGCGGGTCGTCCGGGCGCTCCCGCGCTCGCCGAACGGCAAGTTCGACCGTGCCGCCCTGCGCGCGGAGGTGCGGATATGA
- a CDS encoding pyridoxal-dependent decarboxylase, exosortase A system-associated: protein MTPREHILEHGILDGELRVGGMRLSLLAARVGSTPFFAYDRELLDRRIERLRLLLPQRVELSYAVKANPMPAVVQHLARRVDRFDVASAHELQTALDTTVPEGRVSFAGPGKTADEIRRGVAAGIVLEVESRTELRRVVAAGDELGLTPTVAIRVNPDFAVKGSGMRMGGGPQQFGIDAECVPAILAEFAQAGVDVHGFHVFAGSQNLNAEVIAEAQTRTVELVSHLADHLAGPLRYLNLGGGFGIPYTDRDDPLDLAAVADNLHRLVDGPIAARFPGAHPVVELGRYIVGECGVYVTRVVDRKQSRGRRYVIVDGGMHHQLAASGHLGQVIRRNYPLAVGNRVDEDAAGPVDVVGCLCTPLDLLADDVALPAVELDDLIVVFQAGAYGLTASPTAFLSHPAPAEVLV from the coding sequence ATGACGCCGCGCGAGCACATCCTCGAGCACGGCATCCTCGACGGCGAGCTGCGCGTCGGGGGCATGCGGCTGTCGCTCCTGGCCGCGCGCGTCGGCTCGACGCCGTTCTTCGCGTACGACCGCGAGCTGCTCGACCGGCGCATCGAGCGCCTCCGCCTGCTGCTGCCGCAGCGCGTCGAGCTCAGCTACGCCGTCAAGGCCAACCCCATGCCGGCGGTCGTGCAGCACCTCGCGCGCCGCGTCGACCGGTTCGACGTCGCGTCCGCCCACGAACTGCAGACGGCCCTCGACACGACGGTGCCCGAGGGGCGGGTGAGCTTCGCGGGCCCCGGCAAGACCGCCGACGAGATCCGCCGCGGCGTCGCGGCGGGCATCGTGCTCGAGGTGGAGTCCCGCACGGAGCTCCGCCGCGTCGTGGCCGCGGGCGACGAGCTCGGTCTCACGCCGACCGTGGCGATCCGGGTCAATCCGGACTTCGCCGTCAAGGGCTCCGGCATGCGCATGGGCGGCGGTCCCCAGCAGTTCGGCATCGACGCGGAGTGCGTGCCCGCGATCCTCGCCGAGTTCGCGCAGGCCGGGGTGGACGTCCACGGCTTCCACGTGTTCGCGGGCTCCCAGAACCTCAACGCGGAGGTCATCGCCGAGGCGCAGACGCGCACGGTCGAGCTCGTCTCGCACCTCGCCGACCACCTCGCCGGGCCGCTGCGCTATCTCAACCTGGGCGGCGGGTTCGGCATCCCGTACACCGACCGCGACGATCCGCTCGACCTCGCCGCCGTCGCCGACAATCTGCACCGCCTCGTCGACGGGCCGATCGCCGCGCGCTTCCCCGGGGCTCACCCGGTCGTGGAGCTCGGCCGCTACATCGTCGGCGAGTGCGGCGTGTACGTCACGCGGGTCGTCGATCGCAAGCAGTCCCGCGGCCGCCGGTACGTCATCGTCGACGGCGGCATGCACCACCAGCTGGCGGCATCCGGTCATCTCGGCCAGGTGATCCGCCGCAACTATCCGCTCGCCGTCGGCAATCGCGTCGATGAGGATGCCGCAGGCCCGGTCGACGTCGTCGGCTGCCTGTGCACGCCTCTCGATCTCCTCGCCGACGACGTCGCTCTTCCGGCTGTCGAGCTCGACGACCTCATCGTCGTGTTCCAGGCCGGTGCCTATGGGCTCACCGCGAGCCCGACCGCGTTCCTGAGTCACCCGGCGCCCGCCGAGGTGCTCGTGTGA
- a CDS encoding acyl carrier protein: MTATLETVRVVLVEALELPYDANQLDAGTALFGAMPELDSFGVLQVVAALEERFDIRIEDDEFGADLFETVGTLSDFVDAKLAVV, encoded by the coding sequence ATGACCGCCACTCTCGAGACCGTGCGAGTCGTCCTCGTCGAGGCGCTCGAACTGCCGTACGACGCGAATCAGCTGGATGCCGGCACCGCGCTGTTCGGCGCGATGCCCGAGCTCGATTCGTTCGGCGTGCTCCAGGTCGTCGCGGCGCTCGAGGAGCGCTTCGACATCAGGATCGAGGACGACGAGTTCGGTGCGGACCTGTTCGAGACCGTCGGCACGCTGTCGGACTTCGTCGATGCCAAGCTCGCTGTCGTCTGA